CCCGGCAGGGTCACGCGGCCGGCGGCCAGTAGTGCTTTCGTTCCCGCCGGTAGAAACGGACCGTCCGTTCGATCCCCTCCGCCAGGGCGATGCGGGGATTCCAGCCGGTGGCGTCGCGGAGGCGCGTCGCGTCGAGCACCGCGTCCCCCGTTTCGATCCGCCGCCGCTCCTCGGGCCACGGCACGTGGCGCAGCCTCCCGCTGCCGCACGCGGCGACGACCTGCCGGGCCATCTCCGCGAAGGCGGTCCCCGAGCCGGTTCCGGCGTTGAAGACCCGTCCCGCGAGCTCCCCGGCGGGGCCGCCCGCGACGCGGAGCAGCGCGTCGACGAGATCGTCTACGTAGAGGTAGTCGCGGCGCTGCGATCCGTCCCCGTAGACGGGGAGCTCGGCGCCGTCGAGGGCGAGGCGCACGAACCAGTTCAGGATGCCGTAGCGGCCGTGCTTCATCTGGTGGCGCGGCCCGTAGACGTTGGTCGCCCGCACGCACCGCACGTCGAGGCCGTGGCACCGGTGGTACACGAGGGCGTACTGCTCGGCGCAATGCTTCGAGGCGCCGTAGACGTCGGTCGGCCGCGCCGGCGTGTCCTCGCGGATCGGGCCGTTCCCGGCGGCCCCGTACTGCGCGCGCGTCCCGACGTTCACCAGAACGGCTTCCGGCGCCTCGCGCCGGATCGCTTCGAGGAGCAGCAGCATGCCGCGGACGTTCACGTCCGCGTCGAGGAACGGATCGCGCATCGAGTCGATGTGACTCGTCTGCGCCGCCAGGTGGAACACGGCGTCCGCTCCCGCCAGCGCGGCGCGGAGCGCCCGGCGGTCGCGGATG
The genomic region above belongs to Acidobacteriota bacterium and contains:
- a CDS encoding NAD-dependent epimerase/dehydratase family protein; translated protein: MPGWPARAAARGEVVLVESAWPEITEDAARPWAGRTVVVTGGLGFIGSTLAIALARAGAFPRILDNLDPLYGGNWRNVAPVADRVTVLVADIRDRRALRAALAGADAVFHLAAQTSHIDSMRDPFLDADVNVRGMLLLLEAIRREAPEAVLVNVGTRAQYGAAGNGPIREDTPARPTDVYGASKHCAEQYALVYHRCHGLDVRCVRATNVYGPRHQMKHGRYGILNWFVRLALDGAELPVYGDGSQRRDYLYVDDLVDALLRVAGGPAGELAGRVFNAGTGSGTAFAEMARQVVAACGSGRLRHVPWPEERRRIETGDAVLDATRLRDATGWNPRIALAEGIERTVRFYRRERKHYWPPAA